A genomic stretch from Streptomyces venezuelae ATCC 10712 includes:
- a CDS encoding MerR family transcriptional regulator, with translation MTAPSPGLTSGAVARRLGVAPTTLRSWDRRYGIGPAARENGRHRRWSPDDIAVLQEMCRLTASGVPPAEAARAALAAGGEGSARTALGEGVPGPAVPTPGDVRRELRGLGRAAVRLDAGAMDELLESAIARHGLVTAWEEVLAPALHAVGRKWETSGDRYVEVEHLLSWHVSTALRRVGSAGRARTSPDGTPPVLLACVPHEQHTLPLEALAAGLAELGVPSLMFGAAVPPEALDQAVRRTGPVAVALWAQARSTADHPLARHVADTAWGVRGARSRTAVLLSGPGWAGRTPAPGMLRPTGLREALSLLHGLCATARDGAGAAAAPGGG, from the coding sequence ATGACCGCACCCTCCCCGGGTCTCACCAGCGGCGCGGTCGCGCGCCGCCTCGGCGTCGCACCCACCACCCTGCGCTCCTGGGACCGGCGCTACGGCATCGGGCCCGCCGCCCGTGAGAACGGCCGGCACCGGCGGTGGAGCCCGGACGACATCGCCGTCCTCCAGGAGATGTGCCGGCTGACGGCGTCCGGGGTCCCACCGGCGGAGGCGGCCCGCGCCGCCCTCGCCGCCGGGGGCGAAGGGTCCGCCCGGACCGCCCTGGGTGAGGGCGTGCCCGGCCCGGCCGTGCCCACCCCCGGCGACGTCCGGCGCGAGCTGCGGGGCCTCGGCCGTGCGGCCGTCAGGCTGGACGCGGGGGCCATGGACGAGCTGCTCGAGTCCGCGATCGCACGGCACGGTCTGGTCACCGCGTGGGAGGAGGTGCTGGCTCCCGCCCTGCATGCCGTGGGCCGCAAGTGGGAGACCTCGGGGGACCGCTACGTCGAGGTGGAGCACCTGCTGTCCTGGCACGTCTCGACGGCGCTGCGCCGCGTCGGCTCGGCGGGCCGCGCCAGGACCTCACCGGACGGCACTCCCCCGGTCCTGCTCGCCTGCGTCCCGCACGAACAGCACACCCTCCCGCTGGAGGCGCTCGCCGCGGGACTCGCCGAACTCGGGGTGCCCTCCCTGATGTTCGGGGCGGCCGTCCCCCCGGAGGCCCTCGACCAGGCGGTTCGCAGGACGGGTCCGGTCGCGGTCGCGCTGTGGGCGCAGGCACGCTCGACGGCCGACCACCCCCTGGCGCGCCACGTCGCCGACACCGCGTGGGGCGTCCGGGGCGCCCGGTCCCGTACGGCGGTCCTCCTCTCGGGACCGGGCTGGGCGGGCCGGACGCCCGCGCCGGGGATGCTG